In a single window of the Agrobacterium fabrum str. C58 genome:
- a CDS encoding 4-hydroxyphenyl-beta-ketoacyl-CoA hydrolase has translation MNIDELIAIDVHTHAEEPCCGPRDDGYDEFQAGMAKYFKNPAGHKGMLPTVQETAAYYRERKIGCVIFPVDAERETGFRRYENEEVAKIAAENSDIMIPFASIDPAKGKAGAREARRLVREFGVKGFKFHPTMQGFYPNDRMAYPLYEAIAEEGAITLFHTGQTGVGAGLRGGMAMRLKFSNPIHLDDVAVDFPDMPIILAHPSFPWQEEALSVATHKPNVYIDMSGWSPKYFPPILVQYANSLLKHKMLFGSDWPAMTPERWLNDFANISIKDEVRPLILKENARRLLKL, from the coding sequence GTGAATATTGATGAACTTATTGCCATCGATGTGCATACCCATGCGGAGGAGCCCTGCTGTGGCCCGCGCGACGATGGTTACGATGAATTCCAGGCGGGCATGGCGAAATATTTCAAGAACCCCGCCGGCCACAAGGGCATGTTGCCGACCGTGCAGGAAACCGCCGCCTATTATCGTGAGCGCAAGATCGGCTGTGTGATCTTTCCGGTCGACGCGGAGCGGGAGACCGGTTTTCGACGTTACGAAAATGAAGAGGTGGCGAAGATCGCCGCCGAGAACAGCGATATCATGATCCCTTTCGCATCGATCGATCCCGCCAAGGGCAAGGCCGGCGCGCGCGAGGCACGACGGCTTGTGCGCGAATTCGGGGTAAAGGGTTTCAAATTCCATCCGACGATGCAGGGTTTTTACCCGAATGACCGGATGGCCTATCCGCTTTACGAAGCCATTGCCGAGGAAGGCGCGATTACGCTTTTTCACACCGGGCAGACCGGCGTTGGCGCTGGTCTTCGCGGCGGCATGGCAATGCGGCTCAAATTTTCGAACCCGATCCACCTCGATGATGTGGCGGTGGATTTTCCCGACATGCCGATCATCCTCGCACATCCTTCCTTCCCCTGGCAGGAAGAGGCGCTGTCAGTCGCCACCCACAAGCCGAATGTCTATATCGATATGTCCGGCTGGTCGCCTAAATATTTCCCGCCGATCCTGGTGCAATATGCCAATTCGCTCCTGAAACACAAAATGCTGTTCGGCTCGGATTGGCCGGCAATGACGCCGGAGCGCTGGCTCAACGACTTCGCCAATATTTCGATAAAGGACGAAGTTCGGCCGCTCATCCTCAAGGAAAATGCACGCAGGCTGCTAAAACTGTAG